The Spirochaetota bacterium genomic interval CCGGGACGTACAACCTCGGCAGGAGAAACCGGGAGATCATCGCCGAATTGAGAAGCGCGGCGCGTGAGATCGATCAGGGCAACTTCGTGATGCTCTCGGAGCAAAAGGCGATGCTCGGCCGGCGCCTGGATGAATTTCTCCCGGGAAACCTGGAATGCATGCTCCTCGGGGTGGTTCGGGGAGAGGGCGTGGATGCCGCCTGTAAGCTCGCACGGGGACGCACGGGACGAAAGAATATCATAACGGTGGACGGAGGCTGGTACGGCCAGACGGGTTTCGCGCTCACCCTCTCCGATCGCGGGGACAAACGGCTTTTCGGGGAGCTTATTCCCGAAGTGACGACGATTCCCTACGGCGATATCACCGCGGCCCGGAAAGCGATCAGCCGCAAGACAGCCGCCTTCGTCATTGAGCCGGTGCAGGCCGAAAATCACTGCCGCACCGCGGACTTTGGTTATTACAGGGAGATACGCCGCCTGTGCAGCAAAAAGGGGGCGATCCTCGTGTTTGACGAAACACAGACGGGGTTCGGCCGCACGGGGAAAAAGTTCGCCTACGAGCACTTCAATATCGTCCCTGACATCCTCGTCTTCGGTGAAGCGATAACCGGTGGCATTTTCCCCATGACGGGTATCGCCTTCACGCGCAAACTCAAATCCTTTTTTGACGCGCATCCGCTCATTCACCTGTGCACCTTCGGCGGGCACGACGTGGGCTGCCGTGTCGCGTGCGCGGCGATGGACGTCTACGAGCGGACCAAGCCCTGGCAGAACGCGCTCCTCGTCGGCGATATGCTCCGCAATCTTTTTCTTGATGTCGCACGGAAGTATCCCGAGGTAATCCGGTCGGTGAGCGGAACGGGGCTTTTACTCTCGTTATCGTTCGCCGACGAATCGAAGGCCAATCATTTCTGCATAACGGCGAAGAAGCATGGTCTCTTCGCCGTGCCGGGGCGGGTTGCGAAAAACAGCGTGGTACTAAGGCCCGCGCTGACGCTGGGCCTCGACGAGATGAAAAGTATAGGGCGGGCCGTTTCACAGACCGCGGGCGAGCTTTAGCGCGCCATCGATCGCGTCGGCCCGGTGCGCAAATCGGATACAAAGGAGGATTCCGAGTGATCATCGACGTTCACAGTCATCTGGGCGACATCCTCAATTACGATGGCGGCGGGCTGATCGACCGGAAGGGAGTGGCGAAGGAAAAGATGTTCGATATCATCTCAGTCAGCGAAAAAGGACTCATGCGTACCTACGGGCTCGGACCGGTCACTTTCAGGCTAACGCGGTACTGGGTGACCCGGGCCGAACGCGCACGAAACGCCACCGCCACGCTCGAGAACATGGCCCGCTCCCTCGATGAAGCGGGTGTGGACGCCGCCGTATGTCTGCCGATCGAGCCTTATGTCGGTTTCGACGATCTCGACGCCGCGAGGAAAAAGGACAAACGCGTCCTCCCCTTCACCAGCATCGACTTCTCTTCGACCGTCGACTTCCGGAAGAAACTGACCGGGGATGTGCACCGCGGCGCGCTGGGACTCAAGCTCCACCCGATCATCCAGAAGATCCCGCTCGACGACAGGCGCGTCATGGAGGCGCTCCAGTGCTTCGAACCTCTGAACAAGCCGGTGCTCACCCATGCGGGCATATCGTCCTATTATCTCGGAAACGACCGCTCGCGCAACATTCCCGAATACGGAAGTATACGTTACACCGAGGAGATGGTGCGGACCTTCCCGAAGATCAGGTTCATCATCGGCCACAGCGGGCTCTTCCAGTCGGCTGAGGTGATGAAGCGGCTGAGGGGATGCCGAAACATCTGGATGGACACAAGCTTTCAGTCCCCATTCATAATTCGAAAGCTCGTAAAGACCTTCGGCGAGGACAGGGTCATGTACGCCTCGGACTGGCCCTATGGCAACCGCGTCCCGGCACTGCGCGCCGTCCGGGTCGCCTGCCGCGGGGACGCGCGCCTTGAGGAGCGTATTCTCTCCATCAACGCGAAGGAAATACTGGGAATAAACACCCGCCCGGGATGAGATGCGGCGTATGGGGAAATCCGTGTGGTCGTCTATGAGCATAACGATACGCGCCGCTCCGATTTCCTCCTCACCCGCCTCACAATCGTACAGGACGATCAGGACGACCTCGTTTCGCGAATCGGGTTTGACTAACTTCTCTAAGTCTTTCTTGCCGAGGTCTTTAATTGTGCCGTGAAAACGCAGGTAGCCCGCCCTGGCTGAAAGTCAATGCGCGAACGCCTTCTCTCTTGCGGCATCGGCATTAGCGATATGGCGCAGCGTTGACTTCGCGCCATCGGCAAGGGGCCCATTTTCTGTCCTGAAAATCATTGGACTTGTTTCTTAACCGACTGAAAAAGTGCTATTAATTTTCACGATTGATTTGGTCATATAACTGGTTTCGTGCGGCATGGGCCGGGCCGCAGGCGTGTCTTTGAATATGCGTCTCGCACTCACATGGTACCCACGCAGGGGGGCTTTTTAAGGGGCTTCGCCCCTTAAACCCCAATTTAATCCATGAGATTTGCAACTACTCATATAATTGTATATTT includes:
- a CDS encoding amidohydrolase family protein, producing the protein MIIDVHSHLGDILNYDGGGLIDRKGVAKEKMFDIISVSEKGLMRTYGLGPVTFRLTRYWVTRAERARNATATLENMARSLDEAGVDAAVCLPIEPYVGFDDLDAARKKDKRVLPFTSIDFSSTVDFRKKLTGDVHRGALGLKLHPIIQKIPLDDRRVMEALQCFEPLNKPVLTHAGISSYYLGNDRSRNIPEYGSIRYTEEMVRTFPKIRFIIGHSGLFQSAEVMKRLRGCRNIWMDTSFQSPFIIRKLVKTFGEDRVMYASDWPYGNRVPALRAVRVACRGDARLEERILSINAKEILGINTRPG
- a CDS encoding aminotransferase class III-fold pyridoxal phosphate-dependent enzyme, which gives rise to MEGGGEGSFLVDDDGNRYLDCYGGAGTYNLGRRNREIIAELRSAAREIDQGNFVMLSEQKAMLGRRLDEFLPGNLECMLLGVVRGEGVDAACKLARGRTGRKNIITVDGGWYGQTGFALTLSDRGDKRLFGELIPEVTTIPYGDITAARKAISRKTAAFVIEPVQAENHCRTADFGYYREIRRLCSKKGAILVFDETQTGFGRTGKKFAYEHFNIVPDILVFGEAITGGIFPMTGIAFTRKLKSFFDAHPLIHLCTFGGHDVGCRVACAAMDVYERTKPWQNALLVGDMLRNLFLDVARKYPEVIRSVSGTGLLLSLSFADESKANHFCITAKKHGLFAVPGRVAKNSVVLRPALTLGLDEMKSIGRAVSQTAGEL